The following proteins come from a genomic window of Malus sylvestris chromosome 4, drMalSylv7.2, whole genome shotgun sequence:
- the LOC126619767 gene encoding uncharacterized protein LOC126619767, which translates to MSPTEWWIMYGTDAPTVRKLAIKVLSQTASSSACERNWSTFALIHTKQRNKLAHSSLEKLVYCYYNMKLQIRDKEAEIDHVDRGDPLDVFDIVGEDDDTEGNQLFQWIRPLHLDDDEGNPAPKVAEEARNEGINVERVLEEEVGSSSSDSFEELLHPRPRNTGIPPSSNPTQPQHRADTNDSSSTRSGDSPTTGGGNDEGHSGA; encoded by the exons atgtctccta ctgaatggtggatcatgtatgggaccgatgcaccaactgtgagaaagttagcaataaaagtattatcacaaacagcttcctcatctgcttgtgaaagaaattggagcacatttgcactcatacacacaaagcaaagaaataagttggctcatagtagcttggaaaaattagtttattgctactacaacatgaagcttcaaattcgagataaggaagcagaaatcgatcatgtcgaccgtggtgacccactagatgtgtttgatattgttggtgaagatgatgatacggagggtaaccaactttttcaatggattagacctcttcatttagatgatgatgaaggcaacccagctcccaaagttgctgaagaagcacgtaatgaagggataaatgtagaaagagtattagaggaggaggtgggatctagcagctctgactctttcgaagaacttttgcacccaagaccaagaaacactggaattccaccttcttccaatcctacacaaccacaacatcgtgctgatactaatgatagctctagtacaagatcaggagactcacctaccactggaggtgggaatgatgaaggacatagtggagcttga
- the LOC126617598 gene encoding suppressor of disruption of TFIIS-like, protein MEFDDRFMQAQRTKYDCLLFDLDDTLYPYSSGIATACRINIEDYMVEKLGIDRSIIPELGNLLYKNYGTTMAGLRAIGYDFDYDEYHSFVHGRLPYDNIKPDPVLRSLLLNLPYRKIIFTNADKIHAAKALCRLGLEDIFEGIICFETLNPIHKNTVSDDEDDIEFVGLSSTTSITSSSQIFDIIGHFATPNPTSKLPKTPIVCKPSEDAIERALKIANINPQRTLFFEDSVRNIQAGKRVGLQTVLVGTSQRVKGADFALESIHNLREAIPELWEADRKSEVGYSGKVAVETSVTA, encoded by the exons ATGGAATTCGACGATCGATTCATGCAGGCTCAGAGGACAAAGTACGATTGCCTTTTGTTCG ATCTTGATGATACACTGTATCCCTATAGTAGTGGGATTGCCACAGCATGCAGAATCAACATAGAAG ATTATATGGTTGAAAAGCTTGGCATTGACAGGAGCATAATCCCTGAGTTGGGTAACCTTCTGTACAAGAATTATGGAACAACAATGGCTGGTCTCAGg GCAATTGGCTATGACTTTGACTACGATGAATATCACAGTTTTGTCCATGGAAGATTACCTTATGACAACATAAAACCCGACCCGGTTTTGAGGAGCCTCTTGCTGAACCTGCCTTACAGGAAGATT ATATTCACAAATGCAGACAAGATCCATGCTGCTAAAGCACTATGCAGGCTTGGATTGGAAGACATTTTTGAAGGGATTATCTGCTTTGAGACCCTCAATCCGATTCACAAAAACACTGTCTCTGACGACGAAGATGACATCGAATTCGTGGGATTAAGCAGCACTACCTCCATTACTAGCAGCTCTCAAATTTTTGACATCATTGGCCATTTTGCTACACCAAACCCCACTTCCAAACTACCCAAAACTCCAATCGTCTGCAAACCATCTGAAGACGCCATCGAACGGGCTCTCAAGATAGCCAACATCAACCCTCAAAGAACA TTGTTCTTTGAAGATAGTGTCCGCAACATACAAGCTGGCAAAAGAGTGGGACTTCAAACTGTACTG GTTGGCACATCTCAGAGAGTAAAAGGTGCAGATTTTGCTTTGGAAAGCATTCACAACCTCAGAGAAGCAATACCAGAGCTTTGGGAGGCTGATAGGAAATCTGAAGTTGGTTACTCTGGGAAGGTTGCTGTGGAGACATCAGTCACGGCTTAG